In Polaribacter sp. L3A8, a genomic segment contains:
- a CDS encoding DUF6686 family protein, with amino-acid sequence MCQKSKIISSVKNGEISICKDCNNYNLVFNNIFFQFDKEQLNKFKEYVAEIDINYWLDYSSSTTQRRKIPVPTFHQNLVLVFDTYEIEELKILLGIYSGNKNKIIATADIDYSLILN; translated from the coding sequence ATGTGTCAAAAATCTAAAATAATATCTAGCGTTAAAAACGGAGAAATATCAATTTGTAAAGATTGTAATAATTATAACCTTGTTTTCAATAACATCTTTTTTCAGTTTGATAAAGAGCAATTAAATAAATTTAAAGAGTATGTTGCAGAAATAGACATTAACTATTGGTTAGACTATAGTTCTAGTACAACACAAAGAAGAAAAATACCTGTACCCACTTTTCATCAGAATTTAGTTTTAGTTTTTGATACTTATGAGATAGAAGAACTTAAAATTCTATTAGGGATTTACTCTGGTAATAAAAACAAAATAATAGCTACGGCAGACATTGACTATTCTTTAATTTTAAATTAA